The following DNA comes from Acidobacteriota bacterium.
GTGGACAGTCTGCATGGCGAGATCTGGGCCTTCCAGGCGGGACAATGGCTTTCCCAGCCACCGTTGCCCCGGATCCTCGGCGGCGTGGAGGCCGTCGTCGCGGGCCGGGAAGACGGCGAGGTACTGGTTCTCGGGGTGGGCGCCCTGGCGGCCTGGCGCCCGGGCCGGCCCGCGACCTTCGTGATCCAGGCTCCGCTTCAAAGTCGCCTGCCGACAGTGATCTGGCTGGTGGCCCTGGCGGCGGTCATGGGCCTGGCGGCAGCCTTCGTCGGCGGTGTCCTGGTCTTCCAGCGGCTGCGGCGGGAGTCGGGTCGGCCCTGGTCGGCCCTCGATGGTCTGACCGGCGTGCTGGCCTTCATCGTCGGCCAGGTGGTGACGCAGTTGTCGCTCCTGGTGGGCCTCGGCTGGCGCCTCGAGGATCCCAGGGCGCTGCTGGCCGCCTTCGCGGGCGGTGCGGTGGCGGCGGGAGCCTGGCTCGGCGGCCGTCTGCGCGCGCGGGGCCGGCGCTGGAGCGAGATCGGCCTGGGTACCCGTCGGCTCCGGCGGGATGTTCTCTGGGGCCTGGTGGCGGCCCCGCCCGCCTGGCTTGCCGTGACCGCTGTGGGCCTGGCCGCCGAGCGTCTGGGGCTGCCGGAGTTTCTCTACAGGCAGAGCGGCGCGGCGCAGATCTTCGACGTGAGAACTCCGGCCGACATCGTCCTGGTGGCGCTTATCGGTGTCGTCCTGGCCCCCTTGTCCGAGGAGATCGTCTTCCGCGGTTTCCTGCTGACATCCCTTCGCCACCGCTGGGGGGACCTGGCCGCCCTGCTGGCAACGTCGGCGATCTTCGGCGCGATCCATGGGGAAGGCGTGATGACCGTGGGGCTGCTGGGCCTGGCCTTCGGGTGGCTCACCCTCCGGCGCGCGAGCCTGTGGCCCGCGATCTGCGCCCATGCGCTGGTCAACGGCGTGTCCCTGGCGCTGCTGATCGCCGGCGTGGCCCGATAGCCTCGAACCGTGCCTCAGGGGGCGACCTGGAAGTCGGCCCGTGCCCGCACGCCCCGGGGGAGGGGATGGTCGGGGTCGAAGGGGATCTCGCTGACCAGGGTCGGGTCGGCGGTCGCGTCGAGCACCGCGAAAGAGTAGGCGCCGGGTTCCAGGCTGTACTCCGGAAGGGTCAGCAGGGCCGGCGCGCAGAACGGTCCCCGGGCCCTGGTGGGGGCCACGTGGAGGGCGTCCGGCGAAAAGGCCTGGACGACCTGGGCGCCCTGGCCTTCGACCCGTCGCAGCAGGAAGTGGCGCATGCGCGCCCCGGCGTCGGCAGGATCGGGCCCGCACAGCAGGTAGCGCAGAAAGATCCGATCGG
Coding sequences within:
- a CDS encoding CPBP family intramembrane metalloprotease — encoded protein: MTLRDLLSLALVGLLLPVLPVLAAPPPDAPPDGAAAFGPLHNFGPYRCLARWDEGSWLLGTRGQTLRLDAASGEVIEKWPERLDRLAEARDGSLWGLSDGRLVVFDRGADPPSKLVAERDYDRLAWLAAVSAREAWVLDPPDRLERIQFAGGEPRILALELSAPATGPVLVDGQGRLYWLGACLESPPAALGRPRRSRRCTLFTLGDPGEAPRALADGIDDLALHPDGHLAVLTSEGGVRHPDGSREDLPSPRPGPGAETFLAFSPGDTPWLVDSLHGEIWAFQAGQWLSQPPLPRILGGVEAVVAGREDGEVLVLGVGALAAWRPGRPATFVIQAPLQSRLPTVIWLVALAAVMGLAAAFVGGVLVFQRLRRESGRPWSALDGLTGVLAFIVGQVVTQLSLLVGLGWRLEDPRALLAAFAGGAVAAGAWLGGRLRARGRRWSEIGLGTRRLRRDVLWGLVAAPPAWLAVTAVGLAAERLGLPEFLYRQSGAAQIFDVRTPADIVLVALIGVVLAPLSEEIVFRGFLLTSLRHRWGDLAALLATSAIFGAIHGEGVMTVGLLGLAFGWLTLRRASLWPAICAHALVNGVSLALLIAGVAR